A window of Halobacillus naozhouensis genomic DNA:
ATCAAGAGCTTTCTGTGTTGCATCAATGGGGCCAATCCCCATAATTTTTGGTTCCACTCCTGCTGTAGCCGAGGTCACATACGCAGCAAGCGGTTCTAGCCCAAGTGACTCTGCTTTCTTACGACTCATCAGTAAAACAGCCGAAGCCCCATCATTAACCCCAGATGCATTCCCAGCAGTAATACTTCCATTCGAAAATAACGAGGGAAGTTTATTGAGTTTCGCGATGGTAGTGGACGGCCTAGGGTGTTCATCTTCAGCCACCTCATATGTACCTGCTTTACGGTCATGGATGGATATGGGTGTGATTTCTTCTTTTAAACGGCCACTTTCCATCGCTTCTTTGGCTCGTAGTTGACTTTGATACGCAAACTCATCTTGATCAGCACGGGAGATGTTATATAACTCAGCCACATTTTGAGCCGTTTCTGGCATGGAGTCCGTACCATACATTTCTTCCATAGAAGGGTGGGTAAAACGCCAGCCGATTGTCGTATCCTGGAGCTGTTGATCACCCCGTTTGAAACCTTTATCTGGCTTTCCCATAACATAAGGGGCCCTCGTCATGCTTTCCGTGCCACCTGCGATCATAATATCTCCTTGCCCTACAGCTATCGCCCGGGCCGCATAAGTCACAGCGTCTAAACCAGAACCACATAATCGGTTGATCGTTGTTCCCGCCACACCTATTGGATATCCGGCAAGAAGTGTCGACATACGTGCGACATTTCGATTATCTTCCCCAGCCCCATTGGCATTTCCGAGGATGACCTCCTCTATTTCTTCAACAGGAAGCTTTGGGTTGCGTTCTCTTAAGGAGCGAAGAACATGTGCACCTAAATCATCTGGTCGAACACTTTTTAAAGCCCCATTATATCGCCCAACTGGAGTTCTAACTGCATCAACAATTACAACTTCCTCCATTTATTTAGCCCCCTTACGCGTTATACTTATAAATACCGCGGCCACTTTTTTTCCCCAACCTGCCCGCTTGAACGAGTTGCTCCAACAAAGGTGCAGGTCGATATTTTTCACCAAGGGTTTCGTGTAAATACTTTAAGTTGTTCAGACGTGCATCTAAACCGACTAAATCTCCAAGCTCCAGCGGCCCCATTGGATAGTTCAATCCTAGCCGAACCGCTTTATCAATATCTTCTGCTGTGGCCACGCCTTCCTGCAGCATGTGGAACGCTTCATTTCCAACGAGGGCACTGATCCTGCTCGTTACAAAACCCGGAAATTCATTCACCTCAACGGTTTCTTTTCCCATTTTTTCTGAAGAGAATTTAATAAGATCAACCGTTTGTTCACTCGTTTCTAACCCTTTGACAATTTCCACTAAAGGCATGCGGTGAACAGGGTTGAAAAAGTGCATGACGACCACTTGCGAGGCTCGATTTGTATAGGAACCAAGTTCTGTAGGACTGATGGTCGACGTATTTGAAGCAAAAAGAGTATGCTCTGGGGCATGTTGATCCGCGGTCTCCAATATTTTTTTCTTAAGCTCCCGCTTTTCTGGTACTGCTTCGATTAGAAGATCAGCCTTATTCACTGTTGATTCAAGATCTGAGGAGGTAGTTAGATTAGCTAACAGATCTTTGGCCTGTGATTCGGTTATTTTTTCTTTTTTAATTCCTTTTTGTGTTGTGTGTTCAGCAAAGCTATATGCATCTCGCCGCTGCTTTTCCGATACGTCTACTAATGTTGTATGAAAGCCAGCAAGGGCCGAGGCATAAGCTATGCCTCGCCCCATTACACCAGCCCCCACAACCGCAACGTTTTGTATGGTCATGGTAAGCCCTTCCTTTCTAGTTTATACCCCAAATGGATTTAAAGGTTTTGGTCCGTAATAGGAAAGAACACTTTTATCTTCCATATATAGGTCTAGTGTTTCAACACAAAGCTCTCTTCCGAATCCGGATTGTTTATATCCTCCAAAAGGTGTGCCAGGGAAGGCTGAGAATGGAGTGTTGACCATGACGATTCCCGCTTCAATTTGGTGGGATACACGAGTTGCTCTTCCTTGATTTGTTGTCCATACCGCTGAGCCTAATCCATATTCAGTATCGTTTGCCCGTTTGATCACATCTTTTTCATCAGTGAATTTTTCTACTACAACGACTGGCCCGAAGATTTCTTCTTTCACAGCTTTCATATCAGATGTGACATCTGTAATCACAGTAGGCTCATACCAATGACCGTTTTCAAACCCTTCAATTGTCATTGGTTTACCACCTGTAGCAATAGTAGCCCCTTCTTCTCTGGCGGATTGAACATATCCATCAATCACTTCCAGTTGGTTGCGGCTGATAATCGAACCGAGGTGAGTTCCTTTGTCAAAAGGATCACCAGACTTCAGCTTCTCTGTTTTCGCAATAAATTGTTGCATAAATTCATCGTAAATAGATTCGTGGACAAACATGCGTGAGCGTGCTTCGCAGGATTGACCAGTGTTAAAGAAAATGCCAAATAAAGAGCCCGGTACAGCCGCGTCTAAGTCTGCATCTTCAAAAACGATATTTGGTGATTTTCCACCTAGCTCGAGGGTGAGTCGTTTTAACGTCTCTGAAGATTTACTCATAATATCTCTTCCTGTCGGCGTTGACCCTGTAAAGGCTACCTTATTGATATCTTTGTGTTCAACAAGATAGTCACCAACGACTTTACCTGACCCTGGGAGGGTGTTTACGACGCCTTCCGGTACCCCCGCTTCATGACAAATTTCATTAAGAATAATCGCTGTAATCGGTGTCAAACTGGCTGGTTTAATAATGACAGAGCAGCCAGCTGCAATAGCCGGGGCTATTTTCCAAGCTGCCATCATCATAGGGTAGTTCCAAGGAATAATCTGGGCACAGACACCAACAGGCTCTTTATGCGTATAGTTAAAAAAGCCATTTGGCATATTATTTACCGCACCTCGGTGGCCTACAATCGCCCCAGCGTAAAATTCAAAGTCCTCAATTGACTGATTAATTTGAACTTGTGCAGCACCCACAGACTTTCCGCTATTTAAGACTTCCGCTTCTACCAATTCGTTAAAACGTTCCCGCATAATGGCCGCAATGTTATTCAGCACGCGTGAACGTTTGCCAACCGGGTATTTATTACTCCATTTCCCGTTATCAAATGCTTGCCTAGCTGCTCGTACGGCCTTCTCAGCATCCTCTTGATTGGCTTTAGCCACTGTCGCCAGTACCTCGCCTTTTGCTGGGTTATACACTTCAAATGTCTCGCCAGAGGCGCTCTCCACACGCTCACCGTTGATAATCATTCCATAATGGTCACGCTTCATCTCTCCAACTTTTGTCACTGCTTCCGCTGTTACTGTGCTTGTCATATTTCAACACTCCTTTAAATTAGTTTCCAATAAATTTTGGCTTGCGTTTTTCTTTGAATGCCTGCAGCCCCTCTTGATGATCACGGGACCGACCTGCTATACGCTGCGCTTGGGCTTCTTTTTCAAGCATCTCTTCAAACGTAGAATTCATGCCATCCATCATGTATCGTTTCACTAGAGAAATAGATCGTGTAGGCAAGGAGGCTAGTTTCTCGGAGAATCGAGTTACCTCTTCCTCCCATTCCGACGCCTCGATCACCTCGGTTGCGAGTCCCAACTGATACGCTTCTGCCCCCGTAATCGGTTTATCGAGCAAAGCTACCTCTAATGCTTTGGCATAACCAACTAGACGGGGCAGGACATACAGAAAGCCAGAATCAGGGATTAAACCAATACCCATAAATGCGCTTACAAATTTAACTTCTGGTTGAACTAAACGAAAATCGGCCGCTAATGCTAGACTCATCCCCGCCCCCGCTGCCGTACCGTTAACAGCGGCAACAATAGGCTTAGGTGTTTGCTTAATGGCTTTCATCATAGGATGATAGCGGTTACGAAGGAACTCAGCGTGATTCGTATGTTCATCCACTCCGCCCAAATCTTCCCCCGCACAAAACGCCTTACCTTCTCCAGTAATCACAATACTTCTTACTTCATCATCTTTGCCCGCTATTTTCAGGGCCTTAATGATCTCTTTGTTCATGTCCTCTGTGAAAGCATTGTAGGCAGATGGCCGGTTTAACACGATGGTCGCTACACCTTTGCTTTGTTCATAAATAATGGTCTGAAATTCATTCCCCATTCGTCACACCCCTTTAAAAGAAGGAGAACGCTTTTCTGTAAATGCCTGCATTCCCTCTTTTTGATCCTGAGAAGCAAAGGCCAAATAGAAATTTTTCCGTTCTAATTTCAATCCATCTTCTATCGGCGTATCCACAGCCTCATCTACTGATTCTTTAATCAGGCGGACGGCGACAGGTGCCTGTTCGGCAATCTGGTTGGTAAGCCTCATCGTTTCTTCCTCAACCATCTCAGGTGCAACCACTCGATTAACCACACCGTATTGCAGTGCTTCCTGAGCACTCATTGGCTGACCTAACCATATCCATTCCAACGCTTTCGCCCGACCCATTGCTTTTGTTAATAGTTGTGTTCCCCCAGCTCCTGGCATGACGCCCAAAGTAACTTCCGGAAAGCCGAAGCTTGCATTCTCAGCGGCGACGATAAGGTCACAGTGTAGCGCTAATTCAAAACCTCCACCTAATGCGAAACCATTTACAGCTGCGATAATCGGCTTTTTAATAAGCATTATTCGATCCCAGACAGCAAAAGGATTGGATAGCTCTAGGGACAGCGGCGAGTCTTCCATCATCTCATCAATGTCAGCCCCTGCAGCAAAAGCCTTTTTGTTACCCTTTACTACAATAGCTCGAATCGAATCATCACGGTCGAACGTTTCCATTTGCCCTACGATTTCGTCAACCATTTGCCGATTCAGTGCGTTGGCTACGTCAGGCCTATTTAACTGAATGATTCCTGCTTTATTCTCGACAGATGTTTTTATAAATCTATTACTCATCTAATTCTTCACCGATCATCAGCGTAACCATGTCCCCGGCAAATCCCATCAGATCTTTCCCAGAAGCCTTCCCTTCATCCGATTTCATCCCTTTTTGGAGAGATTCATGGTCATCGTAAAACATTTCACAAAGTAAGTAATACTTGCTTTCTCCCATGGGAGAGCCAACTATTTTTGTCACTTTCATGTCTCTTAAGCCAGGAATCTCTTTTGTAATCGGAGTATGTGTATTAAAATAGTGCTCGTCAAACGCCTCTTGATCTTCTGGCTGTTTATATAACGCTATAAGTTTTACCATCATTCAATCCCCTTTCTTTATTTAAACAACAGAGTAGTCTACCACTGGCTTCATCGCTTCAAAAGGATTTTTACAGGATCCACAGTAGAGAATACTGCGACATGCCGTGGGTCCAAACACATTGTCCATAGATGTAAAAGAAGATCCACAATACGGACAATCGACAGACCATTCTTCCCCAGGCCGGTAGTTTTCCGGAGGAGGTGACACGCCATGTTTTTTCAATTGTTCTTTCCCTTCATCTGTAATGGCATCGGTTGACCACTTTTCCTGAAATGAAAAGTCGACCTGACACCCCTCCACCCAGTTCATATTTTCTACCGCATGTTTCACATTTTTCTCAATAAAATCGAGGGCGGGACACCCTGCAAAAGTTGGGACCATGGTAATCGACACCTTATTTTGGTCTACCACGACTTCATGAACCATCCCGAGATCTGCAACGCTAACCGAGGGGAGCTCTGGATCATCAACAGTTTTTAAAATGGCATGAACCTTCTGGTGCTTTTGTTCATCATTCACGCTTATCCCTCCTTAAAAAGTCTTACCACACGGCATTTCGATCGCTATCATACACTTCAGCAAGCGTTTGAAGGGCTTGTTCTAAATCTGGAGTATGCTCTCCTGATCTTCCACTGCCAAACTTTTTACCTAGCGGGGATGCCGGTGGAGTTTTTATTGTAGCTTGCACTTCTTTCAACCACTGATTTCTCAAATAGTCTTCACCAGCAATTAATTGATGGTGTTCCAGCTCCTGAGCCTGAGGCCCTAATTCCAAGATGTCCTGACCCTCGCTCCACGCCTCTTCTAACCGTGAGTAAATCTTTGTTTTCGCTTCTTCGGTTGAGGCTTGAAGTTGTTGCATCCACATTTTCCAGTGGGCTAAATGATAAGGCTGCTCCATTAACACTTTCTGCGCGGTATTCGCTAGTGGTTGATATGAGCTTTTCACTGCCGCTTCAAGTTTTACCTTTTTCATAGTTTCATATAAAAATTGCCGAACAACAGTCAGTGCCCAATCATACCGCGGCTCTCCCATGTAAGAGCCCTCTCCATTTCTCTTCTCAAAATAGCTGGCGTTTCGCCTTTGCTCGGGAGGCCGTTCGTGAGCAAGTACATCAACCTCCCCCTCCCCTAATTCCTCTAACAATTGGTAGTAGAGAAACGCGTGCCCCATCGTGTTCTGCGTAATCGATGAAAAAGCAACATCTTCTTCAATATGAGGAGCGAGCCCCAACCATTCAGACCCACGGAATGAAATGATAAAGTCATCATCGGCTAACTGATAAAGCAATTCAGTTAAGGCCTGATAATAAGACGTGTCTTGTTTCGCTTGATCCGCTGTTTCGATCGATTTCATGATTTTTTCACCTCTTTCCAGGACATGATTTCTTTCTCATCTAACATTCCCTGTTCTTTTTCACTCCATTTTTTCCTTAAGTACCCATAACCTTTTGTATTGCGGTATTCTTTATTATTTAAACGATATGTCCATTGTTGCCGCTCTTCACTGGTCATCGAGCGGATATTATCTCGCTGCACCACCCAGACATCGAGCACCTTTTCCCGGCGCATGAAATTTTCCTGTGCCATATTCAGCGCCATCTCATCATTTGGAGCCAGCAAGCTGAATTGGTGTTGGATTGGCGATTTTTCATTTTTTTTGCTGAACACTTCATATTCTTGATAAAAGGTAGATTCATTCTGCTTTTCCATCATCCTTCTCTCCCTTCCTTTATCCCTATGAGACAACCACCTGCGGAGCCAATGCCTGCCTGACCCAACGATTATTTTCATAGGCAATTTCCCTTAATCGCAAACGTTCTTTTGATCGCGGTCCGTTATTGCTGATAATTTGCTTGAACTCATTCCAATCTGGCTGCTGATACACCCAATGACCTTTTTCTTCGTCATAGTGGACGGTTTCATCAGGGACCGTTAATCCTAATGAGAATACCCGAGGTAAGTATTTATCTAGAAAAGCCTGACGCAATTCTTCATTAGAACTCTTACGAATGCGATATTTAGTCGTAACTTCTTGCTTAGATGATCCAGTAGTTGCTGCAGATTCAGGACCGAAGAACATTAAGAGTGAGGGCCACCAGCGATTCAGTGATTCTTGCAGGATTTGTCTCTGAGCCTCCGTGCCTTCAGCTAGCGCCATAATCACCGCTTCACCATGTTGAGCGTGGAAAACTTCTTCCTGACAGATCCGCTTAAGAGCTCGTTGGTATGGTCCGTATGAAGCGTCCAACATATTCGTTTGCGAAATAATCGCTGCCCCATCAACTAACCATCCAACCATACCTGCATCTGCCCAGGTTTTCGTCGGCATATGAAATACGTTATGGAATTTCAGATCTCCCTTTAATAGATCTTCCATTAGGCTTTCCCTGTTTTTTCCAGAAGGTTTCATTAAGTCTTCAGCTACTCTTAAAAGCAGTTGCCCATGGCCCATTTCATCCTGAACTTTAGCCATGATCCCTAGTTTCCTTTTAACAGTGGGCGCTTTCGGAACCCATTCTTTTTCAGGCAGCGCCCCCATTATTTCGCTAATTCCATGCATGGAAATTAGTTTAATGAGCGTTTGACGGTACTCGTTTGGCATCCAGTCGTCAGCCTCAATTTTTTCGCCCGCCTCAATACGCTCCATAAACTTAGCGTATTGCTCTTTATCTTCATCAGTATGATTTGCAGCCAATGTGCCACCGTAGTTATACACTACACCACTCCCTTGTTACGTTTGTTTAACGTCATTATAATTTAACGTTATATAATAATCAACACCTAAAAGTTTTTCATTTTATTTACCATCACTAAAAACCGCTTTACAATAGTGATCAAAACGGTTATTTTAAGTGTTTAAATTTTCTAATTATATTGACAGCGTTTTCATTACCAGATATCTTTAATATGACAGTTTTTAGTACAACGTACAATTTATATCATGGGAGGAGATCATAAAATGTCTACTTTTTCACAAAAAGAAACTTGGAGTCCCTCAAGAATGAAAGAGTTTCAATGGGAAGGCTTGAAGAAGACAATTGGACGTGTTTATAATGAAGTCCCTTTTTATCGGGAGAGTTTTCAGCAATTAAATATTACCCCTGACCATATTCAGTCATGGGAAGATGTACAAAAGCTCCCTTTCACCAGAAAACATCATTTACGTGAGAATTATCCTTTTAATTTGTTGGCCGCTCCCATGAAAGATGTTGTACGATTACATGCATCATCTGGTACAAGCGGGAAACCAACTGTAGTTGCCTATACAAGAAACGATATGGAAAACTGGGGAGAGATCGCAGCTCGTGCTATTTATATGGGGGGAGGACGTCAAGAGGATGTTCTTCATAACGCCTACGGTTATGGCCTATTTACCGGTGGATTAGGTATCCACGTTGGGTCCGAAAATCTAGGTTGTGCCACCATCCCCATTTCAGGCGGGAATACAACCAAGCAAATCACACTCATTCAAGATTTTAAGCCACGGGTTATTTGCTGTACGCCCTCTTATTTGTTGAACATTGGAGAAACCATGAAGAGTAAAGGGATTGATCCTGCTTCTACTTCTTTGAAATACGCAATACTTGGCGCAGAACCCTGGTCTGAGGAAATGAGACATACCATTGAAAAAATGTTCGATTTAAAAGCGTCAGACATATATGGCCTAAGTGAAATTATGGGACCTGGGGTCGCTATGGAGTGTGTGGATTGTCAAGATGGGCTTCACATTGCCGAAGACCATTTTTTAGTTGAGGTGATAGACCCTGAAACACTAGAACAAGTACCAGATGGAGAAGATGGAGAGTTAGTATTTACGAGCCTCACTAAAGAAGCCTTGCCTATCATCCGTTACCGTACAGGCGATATTGCTTCTATTACGAGAGGGACGTGCGCTTGTGGACGAACTACAACAAAAATGAGTCGTGTTAAAGGGCGCATTGATGATATGTTGATTATCCGCGGAGTGAATGTGTTCCCTTCTGAAATTGAGCGTTATATCTGCAGCTTGGAGGAGCTCGTCCCCCATTATCAGATTCATCTCCAAAAAAAGGGAGTGATGGATCACGTAGAATTACATGTAGAGGTTTGCGAAGATTTTTTTGAGTCACTGCCAATGCAAGACTTTGATCACCCAGTAGCTCAAGACCTTATCAAAAGAATTCAAAAGTCATTAAAAATGGAAGCACTGGTATCGATGGATGTTTATCTGGAAAAACCAAAAGCAATCCCTCGATCTGAAGGAAAAGCTAAACGTGTTATTGATTACCGTTCTAGCTTTTCTACAACTCCATAAAGAAAAAAATAATAGTATAGTATGTGAAAGCGAAGGATTACCTTCGCTTTTTTCTTTTCCTCAATAAAATAGTATGACGCTTTTTCATTTTGTAGTAGAATATTTATTAGGTCAATTTTACGAATCGTATCATTTCTTAGCTCTTGCAAAATTATACCTTTAAGATTATTTGATGCGAGAAGCGAGCATGATAGCATAATGTAGTAGATATCAACAATGAAGGAAAAAGGGAAGGACATCAGATGGATAAATTATTTAATACTCGTTCAATGATTTTTACGTTATACGGAGATTATATTAGTCAGTACGGAAATGTCATTTGGATCGGAAGCTTAATTCGATTACTTCAAGAATTTGGACACAACGAACAGTCTGTCCGAGCCGCCATTTCCAGAATGAGCAAGCAGGGGTGGGTACAGTCTGAGAGGAAAGGAAATAAAAGCTATTATTACTTAACGGATCGTGGAAGAGACCGAATGGATGAAGCGGCAAATCGAATTTTTAAAATTGAAGCCCCTTCATGGGACGGGGAATGGAGATTACTTCTCTATACGATCCCTGAAGAAAAGCGTCACTTGAGGGATGAACTAAGGCGAGAATTAGTTTGGAGTGGTTTTGGCTTATTGTCTAACAGTTGTTGGATTACTCCTAATCCATTAGAGGAACAAATCCACAATTTAATTGCCAAATACGAAATTGGCTCCTATGTTAATTTCTTTCGGGCGAAATATGAAGGAATGAGCGAGAATAAAGACTTAGTAGAGCAATGTTGGGACCTTGATGAAATTAATGAACGCTACTCTGAATTTATACAAAACTATAGCCAGAAATATATTATAGACAAGAACAAGATTGAAAAGGGAGATTTGAGTGATGGAAGCTGCTTCGTAGAGCGTACCTTACTTGTCCATCAATATAGAAAGTTCTTATTCATAGATCCTAGTCTTCCTCAGGAACTATTACCTGAAAATTGGCTGGGAGATTCAGCCGCATCCCTATTTAGAGATTATTATCGTATGTTGGAAGAACCAGCTACCCGCTTCTTTGAGTCTGTATTTGAACCAGGAGAATCTCTGAATAACAAAGATTCTTAGTTCTAATTTTATAAAGGAAAAAAGGCGTACGGATATCCGCACGCCTTTTTTCCTTTATTCAAAAACCTTTTCAAGCACTTCTATTTTTAGAAATTCCTGCCCTTTTTGAACGTAAGTATCGATTGTCTCTTCAATCATTTCGAAATCTTTATCGGATAAAGTTCGCACTACTTTTCCAGGTGATCCTAACACGAGTGAACGAGGTGGAATCACTTTCCCAGAGGGAACCAGACTATTTGCTCCGATAATCGAATATTCCCCAATCTCCGCTCCATCTAAAACGGTAGCTCCCATTCCTACAAGTGCCCCTTTTCTTAAGGTACATCCATGTACAATAGCGTTATGGCCGACAGATACCTCATCCTCCAGTGTAAGCGGGAAATCCTCGTAAAGATGGCACATTGTATTTTCCTGGATATTGCAACGCTCCCCAATTCGAATTGGCCCCTCGTCTCCTCTTAATACAACATTAAACCAAACGCTTGATTGAGCCCCAATCTCTACATCTCCAATAATTTTAGAGCCATCTGCAACAAAAGCGGTTTCGTGAATACGTGGCGAAAAATCTTTATAACGATAAATCATCTATATTCCTCCCATGAATTCATGTTATACTTTTTAATATAACACATTTATAACGGAGGTGCATAATTATGAATGATTTAACAAAAAAACTAGAAGTGACGCTTCCATTCATACAAGGCGGAATGGGAAATATTAGTCATGCTTCACTGGCAATAGCTGTCTCAGAAGCTGGCGGGTTAGGTACTATCGGCGCCGGTACGTTACACCCTGAAAAGGTTGAGCGCATGATTCAGGATATCCGTCACGGGACGTCAGAGCCGTTTGCCGTCAACATTCCCCTTACCGTCAATCCTTACGTCAAAGACATTCTAGCTCTTATAAAAAAGCATGCAGTACCTATCGTTTCTTTATCAGCGGGAAATCCCGCCCCTTACATCGAGCCATTAAAGGCGGAAAATGTTGTTGTGATGTGTGTCGTTGCTAATGATAAACAAGCTAAAAAGGCTGAATCAGCAGGAGCAGATGTCATAATCGCTGAAGGGTATGAAGCGGCAGGAATTAATGCGCGGGAAGAACTCACAACGTTCACATTAATTCCTAAAGTGACGTCATCTGTAGATATACCTGTAGTAGCGGCCGGTGGAATTGGAGATGGGCGCGGTGTGGCAGCTGCTATGAGTCTCGGAGCACAGGGAGTCCAGTTAGGTACACGGTTAATTGCCACCGAAGACGCCCAAGTTCACTCAGCTTATAAGGAAGCCTTACGCTCTGCAGGCTCTGACGGAACAATAATTGTCGGACGTCCCTATAAACAAGTAAGACGGATACTAAAAACGCCCTATGGGGAGCATTTACTCCACTCGGAAAAAGAAAAAATGCCCTTGAATACTTACTTAGAGAAAACAAACGAAACCCGCCATATTACAGGGGCAATAGAAGGAAAACTAACGGAAGGCCATGTGAATGCCGGCCAAATAGCTACGATGATTGAGGACATCCCTACGGTTCAGGAACTTTTCACACGAATGATCCGTGAAGCACAACTTGCTTCAGAACATCACTTCCCTTTTCAGCATTAAGTTAATCAGCGAATACCAGCCAATGGTATTCGCTTTTTTAATAATTGATCACTCCTTCGTGTTGACAGCATTAATTAAATTACGTATCCTTTGTATAACAAAATATATAAATGCGTATTTTTTACGTTATACTAATTAATTATGAAATATAAGGAGGAGAGATGAGAATAATGGCCGAAGAAAAGATTTATGATATGACGATTATTGGCGCAGGTCCAGTTGGTCTTTTTACAGCTTTTTATGCAGGGATGAGAAAAGCTTCCGTTAAAGTAATCGATAGTTTACCTCAAGTTGGAGGCCAGTTATCAGCTTTATATCCTGATAAATATATTTATGATGTAGGTGGCTTTCCGAAAGTTAAAGCTCAGGAATTAGTAGATCAATTACATGAGCAGGCACAAACTTTTTCACCTACTATAAGCTTAGAGGAATCTGTTGAACAGGTGATTCGCTTAGAAGACGGAACATTTAAATTGGTGACTTCATCAGATACCCACTACTCCCGAAGTATTATTATTACAGCCGGTGCCGGTGCGTTTCAGCCTAGAAAACTGAAAGTGGAACGGGCAGATAGCTACGAAAGAAATTGTCTGCACTACTCCGTAAAAGAACTCAACCAATTTAAAGATCGACGAGTGGTCGTGTGCGGCGGAGGAGATTCTGCCGTAGATTGGTCCCTGGCCTTAGAATCCATTGCGAAAGAAGTTACTCTAATTCATCGTCGCCCCTCCTTTCGCGCCCACGAGCATAGCCTTACCCTGTTAGAGCAGTCTAGCGTTGACATAAAAACTCCATATGAAGTGAGTCGATTAATCGGAAGAGATGATCGACTCGAACAAGTATTAATTCAAGAGGTTAAAGGGGAAAAAACTCATTTGCTTGATGTCGAAGATCTTATCGTAAACTTTGGCTTTGTCACTTCGCTTGGCCCTCTAAAAACATGGGGACTGGAAATACAAAAGAATGCGATCCAAGTCAACTCAAGAATGGAAACAAATATTCCAGGTATATTTGCTGCAGGAGACGTCTGTACTTATGAAGGCAAAGCAAAGTTAATTGCAACTGGATTTGGCGAGGCCCCTATTGCTGTCAATCATGCTAAATTATTAGTAGATCCCACAGCAAAACGTCAAGCAGGACACAGTACGAGCTTATTTGCGTCTTCCACTAAATAGACTTTTTATAGTATCAGTAAAAACATGTTCATAGGAGGAGAAACCAATGGCCAAAGTGAGTATGGAAATAACAGATTCCCTAGCTACTATTACATTAAACCGTCCAGAAAGATTAAATTGTTTTGATTATGACATGCTCCAACAATTAGAAGAGACGCTTCAAACTTTGCAATTTGATCGAAATATCCGCGCGGTTATTTTTACCGGGGCAGGTGAGAAGGCCTTCAGCGCTGGAGCTGATTTGAAAGAAAGACAAACATTGACCGAAAAAGAAGTGCGACGTAACGTC
This region includes:
- a CDS encoding NAD(P)/FAD-dependent oxidoreductase, which produces MRIMAEEKIYDMTIIGAGPVGLFTAFYAGMRKASVKVIDSLPQVGGQLSALYPDKYIYDVGGFPKVKAQELVDQLHEQAQTFSPTISLEESVEQVIRLEDGTFKLVTSSDTHYSRSIIITAGAGAFQPRKLKVERADSYERNCLHYSVKELNQFKDRRVVVCGGGDSAVDWSLALESIAKEVTLIHRRPSFRAHEHSLTLLEQSSVDIKTPYEVSRLIGRDDRLEQVLIQEVKGEKTHLLDVEDLIVNFGFVTSLGPLKTWGLEIQKNAIQVNSRMETNIPGIFAAGDVCTYEGKAKLIATGFGEAPIAVNHAKLLVDPTAKRQAGHSTSLFASSTK